The following nucleotide sequence is from Halogeometricum borinquense DSM 11551.
CGACCACGGAAGCGACGTACTCACCGACGGCCTTCGTGAAGCCGGTGCCGACCTTCACGAGACGGTTCTGTACCGACTTGTCCGCCCCGAAGGCGCGGGTCAGTCAACGGTGATGGTCGCAGGCGACGAAGTCGAAGGCGTCTGCTTCAGTTCCTCGCTGACGGTGGAGAACTTCCTCGATGCCGCCGCCGAACGCGGCGTCCGCGAGGAGGTCATCGAAGGGCTGAACAGCCTCGTCGTCGGCGTTATCGGCCCGCCGACGCGTGAGACAGCCGAATCGTACGGCATCAACGTAGATGTGGTTCCGGAGAACGCCGACTTCGAGGAACTCGCGTGCGCCGTCGTTGAGACGGCTGCGCCGACGTACCACAAGTAGCGTCGCACGTCTCGCTGACGACGCTCACGTTCCGACTAGTTACCCAGAACGTAGGTTTAAACCCGAGACCGCGAGAACTCTCTCGTATGAGCGCGGACGGTGTCACAGAGTCGAGCGGCCCGGTACCGGAGATGAGCGACCACGCCGCCGACTGTGCCGCACGGTTGCGCGACGCCGACCGAGTCCTCCTCGCTTCGCACATCGACGCCGACGGTCTGACGAGTGCCGCCATCGCCTCCTCGGCGCTCGAACGGGCCGGGATTCCGTTCGAGACGGTGTTCTCGAAGCAACTTGACAAAGAAGAAGTCGCCAGCATCGCCGCCACGGAGTACGAGACAGTGCTTTTCACCGACTTCGGAAGCGGGCAGTTGGACATCATCGCCGACCACGAAGCAGCGGGCGATTTCACACCCGTCATCGCAGACCACCACCAACCCGCCGACGCCGACACCGAGTTCCATCTCAACCCGCTCCGATTCGGTATCGACGGTGCCTCGGAACTCTCCGGTGCAGGCGCGAGTTACGTTCTCGCGCGGGCGTTAGAAGACGAAGACGGAGCGAACCGCGATCTCGCCGCCCTCGCCGTCGTCGGTGCGGTCGGTGACATGCAGAACTCGCAGGGCGGCCTCCACGGCGCGAACGCCGGTATCGTCGCCGACGGTGTCGAAGCGGGCGTCTTGGAAGAGACGACGGACCTCGTTATCTACGGCCGACAGACCCGTCCACTTCCCAAATTCTTAGAGTACGCAAGCGACGTTCGCATCCCCGGTATCTCGAACGACCAGAACGGGGCCATCGAGTTCCTCTCGGATCTCGACCTCGATCTGAAAGCGGATGGCGAGTGGCGGCGGTGGGTCGATCTCTCGATGACCGAGCGGAAGACCGTCGTCAGCGCACTGATGCGCCGGGCCATCGCGTCGGGCGTGCCAGCAGATCGCATCGACGACCTCGTTGGGACGACGTACTCGCTACTGGCCGAGAAAGAAGGGACTGAACTCCGCGACGTGAGTGAGTTCTCGACGCTCCTCAACGCCACAGCGCGGTACGAACGCGCCGACGTGGGACTGGCCGTCTGCCTCGGTGACAGAGACGACGCGCTCGAACAAGCGCGAACGCTTCTGCGAAACCACCGACGAAACCTCTCAGAGGGATTGCAGTGGGTGAAAAACGAGGGTGTCACCGTCGAGGAGAACGTCCAGTGGTTCGACGCCGGAACCCGAATCCGCGAGACCATCGTCGGCATCATCGCCGGGATGGCCGTCGGTGCGTCGGGTATTCGCGGCGACATCCCGATTCTCGCGTTCGCCGAGAAATCCGCCGAGGAAGTGAAAGTCTCCGCACGCGGGTCGCACGTCCTCGTCCGAAAAGGGCTGGATCTTTCAGTGGTGATGCGCGAGGCGTCGCGTGCTGTGGGTGGCGACGGCGGCGGTCACAGCGTGGCCGCAGGTGCGACCATTCCTGCGGGAACCCGCGAGGAATTCGTCGCAGAGGCCGACCGAATCGTCGGCGAGCAGTTGGGCTAGGTTAGAGAACAAGTGGTCAACCGAGTTCTAACGTGCGGCGCAGTAACGCTGTCCCCACCAGCACGGCACTCAGCCCGACGAACGCGAGCGGGATGCCCATCTCGACGCTGGCGTCGGTTGCACCGATGAAATCGACCGGCTGAGCGCCGTTGAGCGGCCCGACATACCAGAGCGTCAGATACGAGAGTTCGAAAAGCGTCGTCGAACGACTCCAACTCCCCGCTGCGGTCGCTAGAGACGGGGCGAGCAGCACGCCGCTCACAAAGCCGAGCAAGGCACCCGTGTGACCAGTTGCGATGTACACTGCGAAAACGCCGCTTCCCACGCCGATTGCGACGATAATCCCGCTGAGCCACTCTGCGATGAGTTGTTTCAGCGGGTACCGCGAGGAGAGAACGAGCGGCAACACTCGATGCTGAACCGGCCGAACGCCGATGTCGGACCAGACGATCAGCGGCCAGATAGCGGCTATCGGAAAGACGAACGTGCGAACAGGTTCGACCGAGATGTTCGCGGCTCCCGTGGTGACGAGAGTGACGACCGGCACGCCGACGAGGAGGATCGCTCCGCCGTACCACCACCACGGTCGGCCACGAAGTGCAAGCCGAAGCTCCGCGACGAGCAGGCGATGAAATCCGCCAGCATCACGGGTCGCAACGGGCGTCAACGAGAGTGACTCGATAGCCGGTCGTTCGGATTGTTCCCCGTC
It contains:
- a CDS encoding single-stranded-DNA-specific exonuclease RecJ; this translates as MSADGVTESSGPVPEMSDHAADCAARLRDADRVLLASHIDADGLTSAAIASSALERAGIPFETVFSKQLDKEEVASIAATEYETVLFTDFGSGQLDIIADHEAAGDFTPVIADHHQPADADTEFHLNPLRFGIDGASELSGAGASYVLARALEDEDGANRDLAALAVVGAVGDMQNSQGGLHGANAGIVADGVEAGVLEETTDLVIYGRQTRPLPKFLEYASDVRIPGISNDQNGAIEFLSDLDLDLKADGEWRRWVDLSMTERKTVVSALMRRAIASGVPADRIDDLVGTTYSLLAEKEGTELRDVSEFSTLLNATARYERADVGLAVCLGDRDDALEQARTLLRNHRRNLSEGLQWVKNEGVTVEENVQWFDAGTRIRETIVGIIAGMAVGASGIRGDIPILAFAEKSAEEVKVSARGSHVLVRKGLDLSVVMREASRAVGGDGGGHSVAAGATIPAGTREEFVAEADRIVGEQLG
- a CDS encoding uroporphyrinogen-III synthase produces the protein MSQQVRVAVFRPDDDRMSDAVELLDSLGATPIPDPMLAVEPTGAMPDSGDYVILTSKTGVELLAEDGWEPNGSTLACIGPATADAARDSGWSVDIVPEEYTSSGLVERLRDDVANATVEVARSDHGSDVLTDGLREAGADLHETVLYRLVRPEGAGQSTVMVAGDEVEGVCFSSSLTVENFLDAAAERGVREEVIEGLNSLVVGVIGPPTRETAESYGINVDVVPENADFEELACAVVETAAPTYHK